The Natronoarchaeum mannanilyticum genome includes the window CGCGGGCCCGCAACCGCGCCGAGTCGTTCCTCGAGCTGCTGGCCGAACTGTTCATCGTGTTGCTAGTGTTGCCGTCGCTGCTGGTGATCGTGGTGACGGTGTTGAGCGTGCTCTCGCCCGGCCTCTCCCGGCCGATCGGAACTCCCCTTGGGACGTTTACCGGCCGGGAATTCGTCGTGTACGGCAGCGTCGGCTTCGTGCTCTCGACGGGCCTGATCGCCGCCTGGCTCGTCGAGCGGCTCCGACCCCCGGACCACTCGGAGCCCGTCTACAGGCGACCGACGGGCGCGCTGGCGACGCTCGCCACCGCGGCCAGAAACCCCGCCAGCGCCGTCGTTGTCGCCGTGCCGTTCGCCGTCGCAGTCGGCCTCGCGCTCGCGTCGGCGGGGCCGAAGCCGATCGACGTCGTCCTGCTCTCCTACGCCGCGTTCGCGGTGCCGGTCGGCGCCGTCGCGGTTCGGCGCGCGCGGATCAACGACGCGAAGGACCGGGAGATCAAGGACTTCGTCCACGCCGTCTCGGGGCACGTCCGGCTCGGTCGCCCGTTCTCGGAGGCGGTCGAGCGCGTCGCCGGCGACGTCGATCTGGGCGCGCTGCAGGCCGACATCGAGGATCTGGCCTTCAACGTCAACCTCACGACGACCGACGGCGACCTGCGCGCGTCGGCGCTGGAGCGGTTCGTCGACCGCGTCGGGACGCCGCTGGCCGGCCAGACGATCGGACTCGTGACCGGCGCACTCGACGCGGGCGGCGACTCCGAGGACATCTTCGAGACGCTCCAGACCGAGGTCGGTCGGCTCCACCACGAGAAGAAAGCGCTGCGCAGCGCGATGCTCGTCTACGTCACGGTCGGATGGACGACCGCACTGTTGGTGATCGGCATCGTCGTCGCGGTCGACGCGTACGTGATCGACGGGTTCAGCCAGCTCTCGGCGGTGTCGGGGTCGACCGCCGGCGTCGCGCTCAACCCCACCGGCGTCGATCCGGCGCGCGAGCGCTACCGGTTCTACGTCGTGACCCAGGCGACGATGCTGTCCTGCGGGTGGTTCGCCGGCACCGCGAGCCGCGGGCGCTACGAGGCCCTGTTGCACTCCGGCGCGCTGGTGCTCGTCGCGTACGCCGTGTTTACGGTGGTGGGCGTGGCGTGATCCGGCGCGATGCGGACGCCTCCGGCTCCGCCGACCGCGGGCAGTCGAACGTCGTCGGCGTCGCCCTGCTGCTCGCGATCGCGGTGATCGGAATCGGCGGGCTCACGGCCGGGATCGGGGCGGTCGTCGAGAGCAACGCGGCCGCCGCGGACGCGTCCAGCGTCGCCGACGGGTTCGACGCCGCGCTCCAGCCGACCGAGACCACCGGCTACCGCGAGGAGCGCGTCGCGTTCACCGGCGGACGGCTCACCACCGAGGAGCGGACGCTCCGCGTACTCAACGAGTCCGGCGTCGTGGCGACCGTCGCCGTCGACGCTCTAGTCTACGAGTCTGGCGACCGTCGGGTCGCCTACGAGGCCGGCGCCGTCGTCCGCGGACGGTCCGGAAATTCGTGGCTGCACGACGACCCGCCGATCACAGCGTCGGAGGGCGAGGGCGGCGTCCTCGTCGTCGGCGCTTCGGCGCTGAACGCGAGCGACGGAACGACGACCGGGGCGGTCGGCCAGTCGGTCGAACTATCGACGAACGTCAGCCACGACCGGCGGGCGCTGGGCAACGACTCCTATCGTGTGGCTATCGAGACGACGACGCCCGGCGCATGGAAGCGCCACTTCGAGGACAGCGCCGGCGTCGCGTCGGCGAGCGGGCGCCAGTTCCCCGGCGACGACCACCAGAGCGTCGTCGCCACCTACCGCGGCGATCGGACGGCCTACCTCGTGGTCCACGACATGCGACTGGAGGTGGGGCCGTGACCGATAGTCGATCGGGGGCTGGCGAACGGTGTTCCGAAGGCCGGTTCCGCGGCGACGCGCGAGCTGGCTCCGCCGTCGTCGGGAAGGCCCTGGAGGCCGCGATCGTCGTCCTCTACGTCGGCCTCCTGACGTCGACGCTGTACGCCGGCGCGATCCCGGAGTACCGCACCGCTGCGAGCCAGGAGGTCGCCGATCGGACGCTGGCCGACACGAGTGCCGAGATCCGTGACGCGGTACCGCCGAATGCCTCGTCGGTCAACGCGACCGCGCGGATCGAACTCCCCGCGACGATCAGGGGCGAGGCGTACGCGCTCCGCGTCGACGGCCGACAGCTGGTACTCGATCATCCCGACGACGCCGTCGGCGGCCGGATGCCGCTGGCGCTGCCAGGGTGGGTCGACTCGATCGACGGGCAGTGGAAGAGCCGTGACGATGCCGTCGTGCGGATCCGCGGCGGCACCGACGGCGTCGACGTACGCCTCGGACGGGGGCGGTCCTGATGCGCGGGCAGGCCAACCTGCTGGCGCTCGCCGTCGCGCTGATCGCGCTGACCGGCGCGATGGTCGTCGGCCTCGCGATCGCTGACGGTGCGTTCGCGACGGCCGAGAGCGACGCGACCGAACGCCAACTGGCGACCGGCATCGCGGAGCGGCTCACGAGCGCCGACGGCTCGCTCGCGGCGCGGGAGAACGTGCTGAACGCCACCGCGGTCGTGTCGTTCGACGCCGTCGCGCTCCGGAGCGCGCTGCCGGGACTGTCCGACCGTGACGTCGCCGTGACGCTCGACGACGAGCCGGTCGCCGCGACGGGCGACGACGTCGAGGGGTACTCGGTCGAGCGGATCGTGCTGGTCGAGCGGACCCGATCGGTCGCGCTCGACGCGGCGTTCGACGGGACGAACAGGTCCGTGACGCTGCCGCGGCGAACCGACCGGGTCGACGTGCGGATCGACCGTTCGACGAACGCGACGGTGACGAGCGTCCGGATCGGCGACCGGATCGTGCGCCGTAACGCGTCGGGGCTGACTGGTAACTTCTCGATCGCGATCAGCCGCTACCGGACGGCGACGGTGTCGATCGAGGCGGACGGCCGGCTCGCGCCCGACGAGGCGGATCTGACGTATTACCCCTCGCGAACCGAAAAGGCGCTGCTGGAGGTGACCGTCGATGGCTGACCGAGCACAGCTATCGACGCCCGTCGCCGAGGCCGGCGTCGGCGTCCTTCT containing:
- a CDS encoding DUF7289 family protein, coding for MIRRDADASGSADRGQSNVVGVALLLAIAVIGIGGLTAGIGAVVESNAAAADASSVADGFDAALQPTETTGYREERVAFTGGRLTTEERTLRVLNESGVVATVAVDALVYESGDRRVAYEAGAVVRGRSGNSWLHDDPPITASEGEGGVLVVGASALNASDGTTTGAVGQSVELSTNVSHDRRALGNDSYRVAIETTTPGAWKRHFEDSAGVASASGRQFPGDDHQSVVATYRGDRTAYLVVHDMRLEVGP
- a CDS encoding type II secretion system F family protein — protein: MSSPTAVETGAERSFTGSGPGAVLDRALYALFGRHADAERHDADRRFYRGTDVRASFGVYLSRVYALSWLVFVGTLAATLALALAIAPIAPEGTASPSADAVNADGNAGGIPYVAIGAALAAAVGSKRGTIWFGGRYLRWVADARRTEIERTLPGAVRYLRVLSTGNDDRRAMLRKVAANGDAYGQTAVAFRKALNKATLTGSLNRGLRIVARDTPSRDALSPFLLKFREHAEQGGDELTSYLRMESRMLSHRQARARNRAESFLELLAELFIVLLVLPSLLVIVVTVLSVLSPGLSRPIGTPLGTFTGREFVVYGSVGFVLSTGLIAAWLVERLRPPDHSEPVYRRPTGALATLATAARNPASAVVVAVPFAVAVGLALASAGPKPIDVVLLSYAAFAVPVGAVAVRRARINDAKDREIKDFVHAVSGHVRLGRPFSEAVERVAGDVDLGALQADIEDLAFNVNLTTTDGDLRASALERFVDRVGTPLAGQTIGLVTGALDAGGDSEDIFETLQTEVGRLHHEKKALRSAMLVYVTVGWTTALLVIGIVVAVDAYVIDGFSQLSAVSGSTAGVALNPTGVDPARERYRFYVVTQATMLSCGWFAGTASRGRYEALLHSGALVLVAYAVFTVVGVA
- a CDS encoding DUF7263 family protein — its product is MRGQANLLALAVALIALTGAMVVGLAIADGAFATAESDATERQLATGIAERLTSADGSLAARENVLNATAVVSFDAVALRSALPGLSDRDVAVTLDDEPVAATGDDVEGYSVERIVLVERTRSVALDAAFDGTNRSVTLPRRTDRVDVRIDRSTNATVTSVRIGDRIVRRNASGLTGNFSIAISRYRTATVSIEADGRLAPDEADLTYYPSRTEKALLEVTVDG
- a CDS encoding DUF7266 family protein — its product is MTDSRSGAGERCSEGRFRGDARAGSAVVGKALEAAIVVLYVGLLTSTLYAGAIPEYRTAASQEVADRTLADTSAEIRDAVPPNASSVNATARIELPATIRGEAYALRVDGRQLVLDHPDDAVGGRMPLALPGWVDSIDGQWKSRDDAVVRIRGGTDGVDVRLGRGRS